In the Kitasatospora terrestris genome, one interval contains:
- the aceE gene encoding pyruvate dehydrogenase (acetyl-transferring), homodimeric type — protein MASGSDRNPIIIGGLPSQVPDFDPEETAEWLESLDAAIDERGRERARYLMLRLIERAREKRVAVPEMRSTDYVNTIATKDEPFFPGNEEIERKILNATRWNAAVMVSRAQRPGIGVGGHIATFASSASLYDVGFNYFFRGKDAEGESGDQIFFQGHASPGIYARAFLLDRLTETQLDAFRQEKSKAPYGLSSYPHPRLMPDFWEFPTVSMGLGPLGAIYQARMNRYLEHRGIKDTSDSHVYAFLGDGEMDEPESLGQLSLAAREGLDNLTFVVNCNLQRLDGPVRGNGKIIQELESQFRGAGWNVIKLVWDRSWDPLLAQDRDGVLVNKLNTTVDGQFQTYATETGAYIREHFFGGDLRLRQMVENMTDHQIQHLGRGGHDHKKIYAAFKAAREHKGQPTVILAQTVKGWTLGPNFEGRNATHQMKKLTVEDLKRFRDRLHLPITDKQLDEGYPPYYHPGRNSEEIQYMHDRRSELGGYVPTRKVRPRKLELPGDDAYKAVKKGSGQQTIATTMAFVRVLKDLMRDKGIGNRFVPIAPDEYRTFGMDSLFPSAKIYNPLGQTYESVDRELLLAYKESPTGQMLHDGISEAGCTASLIAAGSSYATHGEPLIPVYVFYSMFGFQRTGDQFWQMADQLARGFVIGATAGRTTLTGEGLQHADGHSQLLASTNPGVVAYDPAYGYEIAHIMQDGIRRMYGSSAEHPHGEDVFYYITVYNEPIKMPAEPEGVDVDGILRGIYKLRDGDAGQIPAQIMASGVAVPWALEAQKILAEEWNVKADVWSATSWNELRRDAVEAEEFNLLHPEEPQRVPYVTQKLSGAEGPFVAVSDWMRAVPDQISRWVPGQYQSLGADGFGFADTRGAARRFFHIDAQSVVLGVLTELAKQGKIDRSLLKAAIDRYQLLDVAAAHPGAAGGDA, from the coding sequence GTGGCTTCCGGATCCGATCGCAACCCGATCATCATTGGCGGCCTCCCGAGCCAGGTCCCGGACTTCGATCCCGAGGAGACCGCGGAGTGGCTGGAGTCGCTTGACGCTGCCATCGACGAGCGGGGGCGCGAGCGTGCGCGCTACCTGATGCTGCGGCTGATCGAGCGCGCCCGTGAGAAGCGTGTCGCCGTGCCCGAGATGCGCAGCACGGACTACGTCAACACCATCGCGACCAAGGACGAGCCGTTCTTCCCCGGCAACGAGGAGATCGAGCGCAAGATCCTCAACGCGACCCGCTGGAACGCGGCCGTTATGGTCTCCCGCGCCCAGCGCCCCGGCATCGGCGTCGGCGGCCACATCGCCACCTTCGCCTCGTCCGCGTCGCTCTACGACGTGGGCTTCAACTACTTCTTCCGCGGCAAGGACGCCGAGGGCGAGAGCGGCGACCAGATCTTCTTCCAGGGTCACGCCTCCCCCGGCATCTACGCCCGCGCCTTCCTGCTGGACCGACTCACCGAGACCCAGCTCGACGCGTTCCGCCAGGAGAAGTCGAAGGCCCCCTACGGCCTGTCCAGCTACCCGCACCCGCGGCTGATGCCGGACTTCTGGGAGTTCCCGACCGTCTCCATGGGCCTCGGCCCGCTCGGCGCGATCTACCAGGCCCGGATGAACCGGTACCTGGAGCACCGCGGCATCAAGGACACCTCCGACTCGCACGTGTACGCCTTCCTGGGCGACGGCGAGATGGACGAGCCGGAGTCGCTCGGCCAGCTGTCCCTGGCCGCCCGCGAGGGCCTGGACAACCTGACCTTCGTGGTCAACTGCAACCTGCAGCGCCTCGACGGCCCGGTCCGCGGCAACGGCAAGATCATCCAGGAGCTGGAGTCGCAGTTCCGCGGCGCCGGCTGGAACGTGATCAAGCTGGTCTGGGACCGCTCCTGGGACCCGCTGCTCGCGCAGGACCGCGACGGCGTCCTGGTCAACAAGCTGAACACCACGGTGGACGGCCAGTTCCAGACCTACGCGACCGAGACCGGTGCGTACATCCGCGAGCACTTCTTCGGCGGCGACCTGCGGCTGCGCCAGATGGTCGAGAACATGACCGACCACCAGATCCAGCACCTGGGTCGCGGCGGCCACGACCACAAGAAGATCTACGCCGCCTTCAAGGCCGCCCGCGAGCACAAGGGCCAGCCGACGGTCATCCTCGCCCAGACGGTCAAGGGCTGGACGCTGGGCCCCAACTTCGAGGGCCGCAACGCCACCCACCAGATGAAGAAGCTGACGGTCGAGGACCTGAAGCGCTTCCGCGACCGGCTGCACCTGCCGATCACCGACAAGCAGCTGGACGAGGGCTACCCGCCCTACTACCACCCGGGCCGCAACTCGGAAGAGATCCAGTACATGCACGACCGCCGCTCCGAGCTGGGCGGCTACGTGCCGACCCGCAAGGTGCGCCCGCGCAAGCTGGAGCTCCCCGGCGACGACGCGTACAAGGCGGTCAAGAAGGGCTCCGGCCAGCAGACCATCGCCACCACCATGGCGTTCGTCCGCGTGCTCAAGGACCTGATGCGGGACAAGGGCATCGGCAACCGCTTCGTGCCGATCGCGCCCGACGAGTACCGCACCTTCGGCATGGACTCGCTCTTCCCGTCCGCCAAGATCTACAACCCGCTCGGCCAGACCTACGAGTCGGTCGACCGCGAGCTGCTGCTGGCGTACAAGGAGTCCCCGACCGGCCAGATGCTGCACGACGGCATCTCCGAGGCCGGCTGCACCGCCTCGCTGATCGCCGCCGGTTCGTCGTACGCGACGCACGGCGAGCCGCTGATCCCGGTCTACGTCTTCTACTCGATGTTCGGGTTCCAGCGCACCGGCGACCAGTTCTGGCAGATGGCCGACCAGCTGGCCCGCGGCTTCGTCATCGGCGCCACCGCCGGCCGCACCACGCTGACCGGTGAGGGCCTGCAGCACGCCGACGGCCACTCGCAGCTGCTCGCCTCGACCAACCCGGGCGTCGTCGCGTACGACCCCGCGTACGGCTACGAGATCGCGCACATCATGCAGGACGGCATCCGCCGGATGTACGGCAGCTCCGCCGAGCACCCGCACGGCGAGGACGTCTTCTACTACATCACCGTCTACAACGAGCCGATCAAGATGCCGGCCGAGCCGGAGGGCGTCGACGTCGACGGCATCCTGCGCGGCATCTACAAGCTCCGCGACGGTGACGCGGGCCAGATCCCGGCGCAGATCATGGCGTCCGGCGTCGCGGTGCCGTGGGCCCTGGAGGCGCAGAAGATCCTCGCCGAGGAGTGGAACGTCAAGGCGGACGTCTGGTCGGCGACCTCCTGGAACGAGCTGCGCCGCGACGCCGTCGAGGCGGAGGAGTTCAACCTGCTCCACCCGGAGGAGCCGCAGCGCGTCCCGTACGTGACGCAGAAGCTCTCCGGCGCGGAGGGTCCGTTCGTCGCGGTGTCCGACTGGATGCGCGCGGTGCCGGACCAGATCTCCCGCTGGGTGCCGGGCCAGTACCAGTCGCTCGGTGCCGACGGCTTCGGCTTCGCCGACACCCGCGGTGCGGCGCGTCGCTTCTTCCACATCGACGCGCAGTCGGTCGTGCTCGGCGTGCTCACCGAGCTCGCCAAGCAGGGCAAGATCGACCGCAGCCTGCTGAAGGCGGCCATCGACCGCTACCAGCTGCTCGACGTGGCCGCTGCCCACCCGGGCGCGGCGGGCGGCGACGCCTGA